A genome region from Anastrepha obliqua isolate idAnaObli1 chromosome 4, idAnaObli1_1.0, whole genome shotgun sequence includes the following:
- the LOC129244141 gene encoding uncharacterized protein LOC129244141, whose protein sequence is MENNILESAEKDGLESILDSWGFSYILQTLKDESITLERLRYLEEQDLTYLFRERKLGEKVEFRFKLQQWKIANGYSDVKACDTISVDTTFLEDMENSQYLNCSQSTSSFSKVINDPNGYRGSINIQSVLGSHPNGYYVNQTYKETGKLNDAARKILIDSIVTWHLRHKIKLGRKEFEHISIKIEETFNDDKVGAIRTYFCG, encoded by the exons atggaaaataatattttggaaTCTGCAGAAAAGGACGGACTGGAATCTATATTAGACTCTTGGGGATTCAGCTACATTTTACAAACATTAAAAG ATGAATCTATAACACTTGAACGGCTAAGATATTTGGAAGAGCAGGACTTGACATACTTATTCCGGGAACGTAAGTTAGGAGAAAAAGTGGAGTTTCGTTTCAAGCTTCAGCAATGGAAAATCGCAAAT GGATATTCTGATGTCAAAGCCTGCGATACAATATCTGTAGACACGACTTTCCTGGAAGACATGGAAAATTCACAATATTTAAACTGCAGTCAATCAACAAGCTCTTTTTCTAAAGTTATTAACGATCCTAATGGGTACCGCGGCTCCATT AATATTCAATCAGTATTGGGTAGTCATCCAAATGGATACTATGTCAATCAGACTTACAAAGAAACTGGAAAACTGAACGACGCAGCACGTAAAATTCTAATAGATTCTATAGTAACTTGGCACTTGagacataaaataaaacttggaagaaaagaattTGAGcacatttctattaaaattgaaGAAACATTCAATGATGACAAG GTTGGAGCCATACGAACCTACTTTTGTGGTTAA